In the Gossypium arboreum isolate Shixiya-1 chromosome 10, ASM2569848v2, whole genome shotgun sequence genome, one interval contains:
- the LOC108487043 gene encoding transcription termination factor MTERF5, chloroplastic translates to MIKSLSFNSHLLVMLGNFGFQNSRRATSHGFLFCLKDQTITKMKKDARLRVDSELDGSLSLRVVPPTLITAEKEEAKAVLTLFFKKQGLSNAVAARTINKSDLFIDHLVSRLHSVHKSRYLVGRELTTLEIRDALIPYLESLLEEHGSMLADVVENFPHPPIKDKPITLVSPPDSAPDSKQVKAVSRVTETSPAGMLRPQVVYLMELGMDLEKIKLITRRFPAFAYYSLEGKIKPIVEFLLELGVPKSDIPIILGKRPQLCGISLSENLIPTMTFLEDLGVDKKQWAKVIYRFPALLTYSRQKFKTTVDFLYEMGLSSENVGKVLTRCPTIISYSVEDKLRPTAKYFRSLGADVSLLLLRCPQTFGLSIEANLKPVTQFFIERGYTLEEIGTMISRYGALYTFSLADNLIPKWDFFLTMDYSKSELVKFPQYFGYSLEERIKPRIALVKKAGVRLLLNQILSLSSRNFENALKKKMKQQQQQLTDQV, encoded by the exons atgaTAAAATCTTTATCCTTCAATTCTCATCTACTTGTTATGCTTGGAAATTTTGGATTCCAGAACTCACGGAGAGCAACCAGCCATGGCTTCCTTTTCTGCCTTAAAGACCAAACAATAACAAAGATGAAGAAAGATGCAAG ATTAAGAGTGGATTCAgagttagatggatctttgagcTTAagagtggttcctccaaccttgATAACAGCAGAAAAAGAAGAAGCCAAGGCTGTTTTAACTTTGTTCTTCAAAAAGCAGGGTCTGAGCAACGCAGTTGCTGCAAGAACCATCAATAAATCAGACCTTTTCATTGATCACCTCGTCTCAAGACTTCATTCTGTTCATAAATCTCGGTATCTCGTAG GAAGAGAGCTCACAACACTTGAGATCAGGGATGCTCTTATTCCTTACCTTGAATCCCTCCTTGAAGAGCATGGAAGTATGTTGGCAGATGTGGTTGAAAATTTCCCCCACCCACCAATTAAAGATAAACCTATAACACTGGTATCTCCTCCTGATTCAGCCCCTGATTCCAAGCAGGTAAAAGCTGTCTCTCGTGTTACTGAGACAAGCCCTGCAGGGATGCTCCGTCCTCAAGTTGTTTACCTCATGGAGCTTGGCATGGATCTCGAAAAGATTAAGTTAATCACACGCAGGTTCCCGGCCTTTGCTTACTACAGTCTGGAGGGGAAAATCAAACCCATCGTCGAATTCCTTCTTGAACTTGGTGTACCCAAGTCTGATATTCCCATCATTCTAGGTAAGAGGCCTCAACTGTGTGGAATTAGTCTCTCCGAAAATCTTATACCCACCATGACTTTCTTAGAAGATTTGGGTGTTGATAAGAAACAATGGGCAAAAGTTATATACAGGTTTCCTGCACTTCTCACTTACAGCAGGCAAAAGTTTAAGACTACTGTGGATTTCCTTTATGAAATGGGCCTTTCATCAGAGAATGTTGGTAAGGTTTTAACGCGGTGTCCGACCATAATTAGTTATAGTGTTGAGGACAAGCTACGCCCTACAGCTAAGTATTTCAGGTCATTGGGTGCTGATGTTTCTCTTCTTCTATTACGTTGTCCACAGACTTTTGGTCTTAGCATCGAGGCAAATTTGAAGCCTGTAACACAATTTTTTATTGAGAGAGGATACACCTTGGAGGAAATTGGGACTATGATTTCAAGATATGGAGCGTTATATACTTTTAGCTTGGCAGACAACTTGATACCAAAATGGGATTTCTTTTTAACCATGGACTATTCAAAGTCGGAGCTTGTTAAATTCCCTCAATATTTTGGATACAGCTTGGAGGAGAGAATTAAACCAAGAATTGCACTTGTAAAGAAGGCTGGCGTAAGATTACTGCTGAATCAGATTTTATCGTTGTCAAGTCGGAACTTTGAGAATGctttaaaaaagaaaatgaagcagcagcagcagcagcttaCTGACCAAGTTTGA
- the LOC108488451 gene encoding F-box/kelch-repeat protein At1g80440-like — MELIPGLPNDIALQCLVRVPYNKFSNISSTCKDWKVEIHSPPFFRQRKAAGCTKNVILMTQSRVNPIQNSGLKCQAMPVYRIVLCEPDTGDWCELPPVPGSSDGLPMFCQVVGVGSNLVVMGGLDPDTFDVRNEVYVYNFLSATWRRGADMPGVRRIFFGCASDSDRMVYVAGGHDEEKNALRSAMAYDVAANKWVTLPDMERERDECKGIFHLGKFHVIGGYCTDWQGRFGSSAEHFEVATWKWSPVEENFLRQGMSPRTCVATDGTLYMCRGGDVARLEADTWKAVAVLPTEVYNTAHIAAWEDKLLVIGSQGFGQPHTAFVLNLRNYMWTGMDVGDEYSGHVQSGCYLEL, encoded by the coding sequence ATGGAGCTCATACCTGGTCTTCCTAATGATATAGCCCTTCAGTGTTTAGTTCGTGTCCCTTACAAcaaattttccaacatttcatCAACTTGTAAAGATTGGAAGGTCGAAATTCATTCGCCTCCGTTTTTCCGTCAACGAAAAGCCGCTGGGTGTACTAAAAATGTCATACTGATGACCCAAAGCCGAGTCAACCCGATTCAAAATTCGGGTCTGAAATGCCAGGCCATGCCTGTTTATCGGATCGTGCTTTGCGAGCCTGACACCGGTGACTGGTGTGAGCTGCCACCGGTTCCTGGGAGTTCCGATGGGTTGCCGATGTTTTGTCAAGTTGTTGGAGTGGGGTCAAACCTTGTGGTGATGGGCGGGTTGGATCCAGACACTTTTGATGTCCGAAACGAGGTCTATGTTTACAATTTTTTATCGGCCACTTGGCGGCGTGGGGCTGACATGCCAGGCGTAAGGAGGATCTTCTTTGGATGCGCATCGGATTCGGATCGGATGGTGTATGTCGCCGGTGGACACGACGAGGAGAAAAACGCATTGAGATCAGCAATGGCGTATGATGTGGCAGCCAACAAGTGGGTCACATTGCCTGACATGGAAAGAGAGCGTGACGAATGCAAGGGGATCTTCCACCTAGGAAAGTTCCATGTCATCGGCGGATATTGTACAGACTGGCAAGGCCGATTCGGAAGCAGCGCCGAGCATTTCGAGGTTGCCACATGGAAGTGGAGCCCAGTGGAAGAGAACTTCTTAAGACAGGGCATGTCTCCCAGAACCTGCGTGGCAACTGATGGAACATTATACATGTGTAGAGGGGGTGATGTGGCAAGACTTGAAGCTGATACATGGAAAGCAGTAGCTGTGCTGCCAACTGAAGTATACAATACAGCTCATATAGCCGCATGGGAAGACAAACTATTGGTGATTGGTTCACAAGGCTTCGGTCAGCCCCACACCGCTTTTGTGTTAAATTTGAGAAATTACATGTGGACAGGAATGGACGTGGGAGATGAATACTCTGGTCATGTTCAATCCGGTTGCTATTTAGAGCTGTAA